In the genome of Limanda limanda chromosome 15, fLimLim1.1, whole genome shotgun sequence, one region contains:
- the mmrn2a gene encoding multimerin-2a isoform X1: MTAVGELLLVLGLLVSAHCEVRARDPEVEEEEELGGRAGGGGGGGMGVGGFGTFHQEATETPPLGETGNLPAQTGNWCAFVQKSVVTTMVACGTEKYTIKSQSLCPSGIPDCQLVMYKLSTRPLYTQKQKVITALQWRCCPGHVGHNCEETVPDALLDSGGSGPTGESETERVELDAPDVQLQLGDPNREQSDHQASLAELHDSSDAHNQHNTTPTAQELGHAHNTHHTSHHDENTYDHRHQDERHQNHNQHNQHHRHHQEQQHFPEAPAVLPVPHMMALVMSQLQPLLQGFNRSLEHLSRQVGELARDVAQLKSSQQGAELQTGVLEGPRHDEAADERLEAKLDEVSEHIREVQDQMAGQRTDMESRLHSQHAMLHYNLTCFKTDIDLKLKRHQKMLQVSLQAMNATLSELKVDQGQITETPPDDQLPRPSLHPPQPRLASDSSSLWKAIERLDNVVVNNTVKVTGLMEDVDVTSGGVQRLRLDFTRLEKLINQTARTSQILFMETGLEVEAAKVGVLRRVEELAANVTQQSKQQQEVDSDIDYLYTAVYRNHSAGDCDCKGLTAGVARLDRSVANVTALANENKMALDENNEEVKQWDGVSNWEPAVAAIQYDLQQVKESLVWEESRTRTLDDTLTQMSSSLTDVQAEVSGLKEQGEKLKESMQYLSSSFNSLLKDTIRHSDVLELLLGEEVLEFLEWSIQDQDANSIPALRNQLRLMQEQLSSHNLSITSLLGGWTGGGEEVPSADQPSSSHLPPDHWPLGDMRSDAGEAARERQLLLHPIGRRPELGGDGSDLWNLEKTVEELDLKVQQLEEKPCPCPTTSTQREVQAGGEDAKLQAEVTWLKRGLEEHLRVFKNVFSNADVLVGSEATLELDKLLQLVQNRDGKKENRKKGGRRKEGSGRGGDHRKKRDSSGVPVLSDQSEDSLMFVGGSPLSLADSVITFDASLNRGQFDPDAGTFTAPVGGLYLFILTLDLRPGPTHVVLWRASGGAPASLHRRAVAEAGPATGVSLLLLREGEEVRLELRGGAWAESKDNVFTGLLLQRTT; encoded by the exons ACGTTTCACCAGGAGGCCACGGAGACCCCCCCACTTGGAGAGACAGGGAACCTACCAGCCCAAACCGG gaaCTGGTGTGCATTTGTGCAGAAGAGTGTGGTAACAACGATGGTGGCGTGTGGGACAGAGAAGTACACCATCAagtctcagagtctctgtcCGAGCGGGATCCCCGACTGTCAGCTGGTCAT gtacaAGCTGTCCACCCGACCTCTCTACACACAGAAGCAGAAGGTCATCACCGCTCTGCAGTGGCGTTGCTGTCCGGGACACGTCGGACACAACTGTGAGGAAACAG TCCCTGATGCTCTGCTGGATTCTGGAGGCTCGGGTCCGACCGGAGAATCTGAAACAGAGAGAGTCGAGCTTGACGCTCCAG ACGTGCAGCTCCAGCTCGGCGACCCGAACCGGGAACAGAGCGACCACCAGGCTTCTCTCGCCGAGCTGCACGACTCCAGCGACGcacacaaccaacacaacaCCACGCCCACTGCACAGGAGCTAGGCCACGCCCACAACACCCATCACACGTCACACCACGACGAAAACACGTACGACCACCGACACCAAGATGAACGACATCAGAATCATAACCAACACAACCAACATCACCGACATCACCAAGAGCAGCAGCACTTTCCTG AAGCCCCTGCTGTCCTGCCCGTTCCCCACATGATGGCGCTGGTCATGTCTCAGCTGCAGCCGCTCCTGCAGGGCTTCAACCGCTCGCTGGAGCACCTGAGCCGACAGGTGGGGGAGCTGGCCCGCGACGTGGCCCAGCTGaagagcagccagcagggggcggagctgcAGACGGGGGTCCTGGAGGGGCCCAGGCATGACGAGGCGGCGGACGAACGCCTGGAGGCCAAGCTGGACGAGGTTTCTGAGCACATCAGGGAGGTTCAGGATCAGATGGCCGGTCAGCGGACGGACATGGAGAGCAGGCTGCACTCCCAGCATGCAATGCTGCACTACAACCTCACCTGCTTTAAGACGGACATCGACTTGAAGCTGAAACGCCACCAGAAGATGCTGCAG GTCAGCCTGCAGGCGATGAACGCCACGCTGTCGGAGCTGAAGGTCGACCAGGGTCAGATCACAGAGACGCCGCCGGACGATCAGCTGCCTCGTCcctccctgcaccccccccaaCCGCGGCTGgcctcagactcctcctccctgtggaaggCCATCGAGCGACTGGACAACGTGGTGGTCAACAACACAGTGAAG GTGACTGGGCTGATGGAGGATGTGGACGTGACCTCGGGGGGCGTCCAGCGGCTGAGGCTGGACTTCACGCGGCTGGAGAAGCTGATCAACCAGACGGCCCGAACCAGTCAGATCCTGTTCATGGAGACGGGGCTGGAGGTGGAAGCCGCCAAGGTGGGGGTGCTGAGGCGGGTGGAGGAGCTGGCGGCGAACGTGACGCAGCAGAgtaagcagcagcaggaggtggacTCGGACATAGACTACCTGTACACCGCCGTGTACCGGAACCACTCAGCTGGAGACTGCGACTGCAAGGGGCTGACGGCCGGCGTGGCTCGGCTGGACAGGAGCGTTGCCAACGTGACGGCGCTGGCTAACGAGAACAAAATGGCTCTGGACGAGAACAACGAGGAAGTGAAGCAGTGGGACGGGGTCAGCAACTGGGAGCCGGCGGTGGCAGCAATTCAATATGACCTCCAACAG GTGAAGGAGTCCCTGGTctgggaggagagcaggacCAGGACTCTGGACGACACCCTGACCCAGATGAGCAGCTCGCTGACGGACGTCCAGGCCGAGGTCAGCGGCCTGAAGGAGCAGGGAGAGAAGCTGAAGGAGTCGATGCAGTATCTGTCGAGCTCCTTCAACTCTCTGCTCAAAGACACCATTCGACACAGCGAcgtgctggagctgctgctgggggaggaggtgctggagtTCCTGGAGTGGTCCATCCAGGACCAGGATGCCAACTCCATCCCGGCCCTGAGGAATCAGCTGAGGCTCATGCAGGAGCAGCTGAGCAGTCACAACCTGAGCATCACGTCGCTGCTCGGCGGTTGGACag gaggtggagaggaggtgcCTTCTGCTGACcagccctcctcctcacaccttcCCCCCGACCACTGGCCTCTTGGTGACATGAGGAGCGACGCTGGAGAAGCGGCCAGGGAGCGacagcttctcctccatcccATTGGGAGGCGTCCGGAGCTGGGAGGAGACGGCAGCGATCTGTGGAACCTGGAGAAAacggtggaggagctggacctgaaggtgcagcagctggaggagaaaccCTGCCCCTgccccaccacctccacccagAGGGAGGTGCAGGCCGGGGGTGAGGACGCCAAGCTGCAGGCAGAGGTGACGTGGCTGAAGAGAGGCCTGGAGGAGCACCTCAGGGTGTTCAAGAACGTGTTCAGCAACGCAGACGTGCTGGTGGGATCCGAGGCCACGCTGGAGCTCgacaaactgctgcagctggtGCAGAACCGAGACGGGAAgaaagagaacaggaagaaaggaggaagaagaaaggagggatcaggaagaggaggagaccatCGAAAAAAGAGGGATTCATCAG GTGTTCCTGTGCTGTCCGACCAATCAGAAGACTCCCTGATGTTTGTGGGTGGATCTCCCTTGAGCCTCGCTGACAGCGTCATCACATTCGATGCGTCTCTGAACCGGGGTCAGTTTGACCCGGACGCCGGCACCTTCACGGCACCAGTGGGCGGGCTATACCTGTTCATCCTCACCTTGGACCTGAGGCCGGGCCCCACCCACGTGGTCCTGTGGCGGGCGTCGGGCGGAGCTCCGGCGTCTCTACACCGACGGGCGGTGGCAGAGGCGGGGCCTGCTACAGGTGTGagcctcctgctgctgagggagggggaggaggtgaggctgGAACTGAGGGGAGGAGCGTGGGCGGAGTCAAAGGACAATGTGTTCACTGGGTTGCTGCTCCAAAGGACCACCTGA
- the mmrn2a gene encoding multimerin-2a isoform X2 yields the protein MTSSTVTILGNDPHPLNRRAPPPPPVEKPLALSAGTGTVRPTPTDSQASLESAASDSIKRNWCAFVQKSVVTTMVACGTEKYTIKSQSLCPSGIPDCQLVMYKLSTRPLYTQKQKVITALQWRCCPGHVGHNCEETVPDALLDSGGSGPTGESETERVELDAPDVQLQLGDPNREQSDHQASLAELHDSSDAHNQHNTTPTAQELGHAHNTHHTSHHDENTYDHRHQDERHQNHNQHNQHHRHHQEQQHFPEAPAVLPVPHMMALVMSQLQPLLQGFNRSLEHLSRQVGELARDVAQLKSSQQGAELQTGVLEGPRHDEAADERLEAKLDEVSEHIREVQDQMAGQRTDMESRLHSQHAMLHYNLTCFKTDIDLKLKRHQKMLQVSLQAMNATLSELKVDQGQITETPPDDQLPRPSLHPPQPRLASDSSSLWKAIERLDNVVVNNTVKVTGLMEDVDVTSGGVQRLRLDFTRLEKLINQTARTSQILFMETGLEVEAAKVGVLRRVEELAANVTQQSKQQQEVDSDIDYLYTAVYRNHSAGDCDCKGLTAGVARLDRSVANVTALANENKMALDENNEEVKQWDGVSNWEPAVAAIQYDLQQVKESLVWEESRTRTLDDTLTQMSSSLTDVQAEVSGLKEQGEKLKESMQYLSSSFNSLLKDTIRHSDVLELLLGEEVLEFLEWSIQDQDANSIPALRNQLRLMQEQLSSHNLSITSLLGGWTGGGEEVPSADQPSSSHLPPDHWPLGDMRSDAGEAARERQLLLHPIGRRPELGGDGSDLWNLEKTVEELDLKVQQLEEKPCPCPTTSTQREVQAGGEDAKLQAEVTWLKRGLEEHLRVFKNVFSNADVLVGSEATLELDKLLQLVQNRDGKKENRKKGGRRKEGSGRGGDHRKKRDSSGVPVLSDQSEDSLMFVGGSPLSLADSVITFDASLNRGQFDPDAGTFTAPVGGLYLFILTLDLRPGPTHVVLWRASGGAPASLHRRAVAEAGPATGVSLLLLREGEEVRLELRGGAWAESKDNVFTGLLLQRTT from the exons gaaCTGGTGTGCATTTGTGCAGAAGAGTGTGGTAACAACGATGGTGGCGTGTGGGACAGAGAAGTACACCATCAagtctcagagtctctgtcCGAGCGGGATCCCCGACTGTCAGCTGGTCAT gtacaAGCTGTCCACCCGACCTCTCTACACACAGAAGCAGAAGGTCATCACCGCTCTGCAGTGGCGTTGCTGTCCGGGACACGTCGGACACAACTGTGAGGAAACAG TCCCTGATGCTCTGCTGGATTCTGGAGGCTCGGGTCCGACCGGAGAATCTGAAACAGAGAGAGTCGAGCTTGACGCTCCAG ACGTGCAGCTCCAGCTCGGCGACCCGAACCGGGAACAGAGCGACCACCAGGCTTCTCTCGCCGAGCTGCACGACTCCAGCGACGcacacaaccaacacaacaCCACGCCCACTGCACAGGAGCTAGGCCACGCCCACAACACCCATCACACGTCACACCACGACGAAAACACGTACGACCACCGACACCAAGATGAACGACATCAGAATCATAACCAACACAACCAACATCACCGACATCACCAAGAGCAGCAGCACTTTCCTG AAGCCCCTGCTGTCCTGCCCGTTCCCCACATGATGGCGCTGGTCATGTCTCAGCTGCAGCCGCTCCTGCAGGGCTTCAACCGCTCGCTGGAGCACCTGAGCCGACAGGTGGGGGAGCTGGCCCGCGACGTGGCCCAGCTGaagagcagccagcagggggcggagctgcAGACGGGGGTCCTGGAGGGGCCCAGGCATGACGAGGCGGCGGACGAACGCCTGGAGGCCAAGCTGGACGAGGTTTCTGAGCACATCAGGGAGGTTCAGGATCAGATGGCCGGTCAGCGGACGGACATGGAGAGCAGGCTGCACTCCCAGCATGCAATGCTGCACTACAACCTCACCTGCTTTAAGACGGACATCGACTTGAAGCTGAAACGCCACCAGAAGATGCTGCAG GTCAGCCTGCAGGCGATGAACGCCACGCTGTCGGAGCTGAAGGTCGACCAGGGTCAGATCACAGAGACGCCGCCGGACGATCAGCTGCCTCGTCcctccctgcaccccccccaaCCGCGGCTGgcctcagactcctcctccctgtggaaggCCATCGAGCGACTGGACAACGTGGTGGTCAACAACACAGTGAAG GTGACTGGGCTGATGGAGGATGTGGACGTGACCTCGGGGGGCGTCCAGCGGCTGAGGCTGGACTTCACGCGGCTGGAGAAGCTGATCAACCAGACGGCCCGAACCAGTCAGATCCTGTTCATGGAGACGGGGCTGGAGGTGGAAGCCGCCAAGGTGGGGGTGCTGAGGCGGGTGGAGGAGCTGGCGGCGAACGTGACGCAGCAGAgtaagcagcagcaggaggtggacTCGGACATAGACTACCTGTACACCGCCGTGTACCGGAACCACTCAGCTGGAGACTGCGACTGCAAGGGGCTGACGGCCGGCGTGGCTCGGCTGGACAGGAGCGTTGCCAACGTGACGGCGCTGGCTAACGAGAACAAAATGGCTCTGGACGAGAACAACGAGGAAGTGAAGCAGTGGGACGGGGTCAGCAACTGGGAGCCGGCGGTGGCAGCAATTCAATATGACCTCCAACAG GTGAAGGAGTCCCTGGTctgggaggagagcaggacCAGGACTCTGGACGACACCCTGACCCAGATGAGCAGCTCGCTGACGGACGTCCAGGCCGAGGTCAGCGGCCTGAAGGAGCAGGGAGAGAAGCTGAAGGAGTCGATGCAGTATCTGTCGAGCTCCTTCAACTCTCTGCTCAAAGACACCATTCGACACAGCGAcgtgctggagctgctgctgggggaggaggtgctggagtTCCTGGAGTGGTCCATCCAGGACCAGGATGCCAACTCCATCCCGGCCCTGAGGAATCAGCTGAGGCTCATGCAGGAGCAGCTGAGCAGTCACAACCTGAGCATCACGTCGCTGCTCGGCGGTTGGACag gaggtggagaggaggtgcCTTCTGCTGACcagccctcctcctcacaccttcCCCCCGACCACTGGCCTCTTGGTGACATGAGGAGCGACGCTGGAGAAGCGGCCAGGGAGCGacagcttctcctccatcccATTGGGAGGCGTCCGGAGCTGGGAGGAGACGGCAGCGATCTGTGGAACCTGGAGAAAacggtggaggagctggacctgaaggtgcagcagctggaggagaaaccCTGCCCCTgccccaccacctccacccagAGGGAGGTGCAGGCCGGGGGTGAGGACGCCAAGCTGCAGGCAGAGGTGACGTGGCTGAAGAGAGGCCTGGAGGAGCACCTCAGGGTGTTCAAGAACGTGTTCAGCAACGCAGACGTGCTGGTGGGATCCGAGGCCACGCTGGAGCTCgacaaactgctgcagctggtGCAGAACCGAGACGGGAAgaaagagaacaggaagaaaggaggaagaagaaaggagggatcaggaagaggaggagaccatCGAAAAAAGAGGGATTCATCAG GTGTTCCTGTGCTGTCCGACCAATCAGAAGACTCCCTGATGTTTGTGGGTGGATCTCCCTTGAGCCTCGCTGACAGCGTCATCACATTCGATGCGTCTCTGAACCGGGGTCAGTTTGACCCGGACGCCGGCACCTTCACGGCACCAGTGGGCGGGCTATACCTGTTCATCCTCACCTTGGACCTGAGGCCGGGCCCCACCCACGTGGTCCTGTGGCGGGCGTCGGGCGGAGCTCCGGCGTCTCTACACCGACGGGCGGTGGCAGAGGCGGGGCCTGCTACAGGTGTGagcctcctgctgctgagggagggggaggaggtgaggctgGAACTGAGGGGAGGAGCGTGGGCGGAGTCAAAGGACAATGTGTTCACTGGGTTGCTGCTCCAAAGGACCACCTGA